The Serratia rhizosphaerae genome has a segment encoding these proteins:
- the tadA gene encoding tRNA adenosine(34) deaminase TadA has translation MTEYNDDYWMRQALKLALRAQEEGEVPVGALLVLDNQVIGEGWNRPIGRHDPTAHAEIMALRQGGAVLQNYRLLNATLYVTLEPCVMCAGAMVHSRIRRLVYGASDEKTGAAGSLVDILRHPGMNHQVEITAGVLADECAATLSNFFRLRREQKKALKLAQRAAGAAD, from the coding sequence ATGACCGAATATAATGACGATTACTGGATGCGCCAGGCGCTGAAACTGGCCCTGCGTGCGCAGGAAGAAGGCGAGGTGCCGGTGGGGGCGCTGCTGGTGCTGGACAATCAGGTTATCGGCGAGGGCTGGAACCGGCCGATTGGCCGCCACGATCCGACCGCCCATGCGGAAATTATGGCGCTGCGGCAGGGCGGCGCGGTGCTGCAGAACTACCGGCTACTGAATGCGACGTTATACGTGACGCTGGAACCCTGCGTGATGTGTGCAGGCGCGATGGTGCACAGCCGCATACGGCGTCTGGTGTATGGCGCCTCGGACGAAAAGACCGGCGCGGCAGGGTCGCTGGTGGATATTCTGCGACATCCTGGCATGAATCATCAGGTGGAGATCACCGCCGGCGTGCTGGCGGATGAGTGCGCCGCGACGCTGAGCAACTTTTTCCGCCTGCGCCGCGAACAGAAAAAGGCGCTGAAGCTGGCGCAGCGCGCGGCCGGCGCT